In Pseudomonas sp. Leaf58, one DNA window encodes the following:
- a CDS encoding lactonase family protein → MNRTWTSLLTASLMSVTLHAHAATLLVGSYTDGASQGIYRYQFDDKAGRIDPTPQQVVKSVSPSWLVLSADQRLLFAVNETAGGHASSFSVSAKGELKPINQVATQGDEPTHASLSRDQRYLFVANYAVKPDPGGSLVVIPVAKDGKLGKVVQQLRHTPSGVNRERQAGAHVHALVLSPNGQHAYACDLGADKVFIYRYDGASPDRPLSPAIPASVDLPPGSGPRHLLFDAPGRHAYLTLEMSGEVVMFDVKDNALLERQRLPLSEQQDAAAKAAGGLHLSADGRFLYVSNRGTANEIVAFSVGKQDGQLTLLQRRSVEGDHPPEFALDPSDKFLLVANQKSNQIVVIRRDPRSGKLLETVQTLQQDAPSDLKFIE, encoded by the coding sequence ATGAACCGCACCTGGACCAGCCTGCTGACCGCTAGCCTGATGAGCGTGACGCTTCATGCCCACGCTGCCACGTTGCTGGTGGGCAGCTACACCGATGGTGCCAGCCAGGGTATCTACCGCTATCAGTTCGACGACAAGGCCGGCCGCATCGACCCCACCCCACAGCAGGTGGTGAAAAGCGTCAGCCCTTCATGGCTGGTGCTGTCGGCCGACCAGCGCCTGCTGTTCGCGGTCAATGAAACCGCGGGCGGCCACGCCAGCAGTTTCAGTGTCAGCGCCAAGGGTGAGCTCAAGCCGATCAATCAGGTGGCTACCCAAGGCGACGAGCCGACCCACGCCAGCCTGAGCCGTGACCAGCGTTACCTGTTCGTGGCCAACTATGCGGTCAAGCCTGACCCAGGCGGCAGCCTGGTGGTGATCCCGGTGGCCAAGGACGGCAAGCTCGGCAAGGTAGTACAGCAACTGCGGCACACGCCCAGCGGCGTCAACCGCGAGCGCCAGGCCGGTGCCCATGTGCATGCGTTGGTGCTCTCGCCCAATGGTCAGCATGCCTACGCTTGCGACTTGGGCGCAGACAAGGTGTTCATCTACCGCTACGACGGTGCCAGCCCGGATCGCCCATTAAGCCCGGCAATCCCAGCCTCGGTCGACCTGCCGCCAGGCAGTGGGCCACGCCACCTGCTGTTCGACGCCCCCGGCCGGCATGCCTACCTGACGCTGGAAATGAGTGGCGAAGTGGTGATGTTCGATGTCAAGGACAATGCCCTGCTCGAGCGCCAGCGCCTGCCGCTGAGCGAACAGCAGGACGCGGCGGCCAAGGCGGCTGGTGGCTTGCACCTGTCGGCGGACGGGCGCTTTCTGTACGTGAGCAACCGCGGCACGGCCAACGAGATCGTCGCCTTCAGCGTGGGCAAGCAGGACGGCCAGCTGACGTTGCTGCAGCGCCGTTCGGTGGAGGGTGATCACCCCCCGGAGTTCGCCCTCGACCCGAGTGACAAGTTCTTGCTGGTGGCCAACCAGAAGAGCAACCAGATCGTGGTCATACGCCGCGATCCGCGCAGCGGCAAACTGCTGGAGACGGTGCAGACGTTGCAGCAGGATGCGCCTTCGGACCTGAAGTTCATCGAGTGA
- a CDS encoding YCF48-related protein: MREQNRRGAWPWAASAVLALALGVWADSAQAAPADEYSTESAKASQSLLIDAVQAGTRLVVVGDRGHILFSDDQGSTWTQARVPTRQLLTAVFFLDDKRGWAVGHDAQILSSSDGGATWNKQFEDLSREAPLLDVVFLDAQHGFAVGAYGALLETTDGGQHWQDVAERLDNPDQLHLNGIAQVRDAGLFIVGEQGGMFRSADKGQTWARVQGPYEGSLFGVLGTAQSHTLLAYGLRGNLFRSSDFGDSWQPVELKAARGTLEFGLAGATLVEDGSVVLVGNGGSVLRSTDDGQTFSVYNRADRIALAGVSGLANGGLLLVGQGGVHLANAQGADQEVQP, encoded by the coding sequence ATGAGGGAGCAGAACAGGCGCGGTGCCTGGCCATGGGCAGCCAGCGCGGTGCTGGCACTGGCATTGGGGGTATGGGCCGACAGTGCCCAGGCCGCCCCGGCCGACGAATACTCCACCGAATCGGCCAAGGCCAGCCAAAGCCTGCTGATCGACGCTGTCCAGGCCGGCACGCGCCTGGTGGTGGTGGGCGATCGTGGGCATATCCTGTTCTCCGACGACCAGGGCAGCACCTGGACACAGGCCCGGGTACCCACCCGGCAACTGCTCACCGCCGTGTTCTTCCTCGATGACAAGCGCGGCTGGGCCGTCGGCCATGACGCGCAGATCCTCAGCAGCAGCGACGGCGGTGCCACCTGGAACAAGCAGTTCGAAGACCTCTCCCGTGAAGCACCCTTGCTCGATGTCGTCTTCCTCGATGCCCAGCACGGCTTTGCTGTAGGGGCCTACGGTGCCTTGCTGGAAACCACTGATGGCGGCCAGCACTGGCAGGACGTAGCCGAGCGCCTGGACAACCCCGACCAGTTGCACCTGAACGGCATCGCCCAGGTTCGCGACGCCGGGCTGTTCATCGTCGGCGAGCAAGGTGGCATGTTCCGCTCGGCCGACAAGGGTCAGACTTGGGCCAGGGTCCAAGGCCCTTACGAGGGCTCGCTGTTCGGCGTGCTTGGCACCGCCCAGTCGCACACCCTGCTGGCTTACGGCCTGCGCGGCAACCTGTTCCGTTCCAGCGACTTCGGCGACAGCTGGCAGCCGGTCGAGCTCAAGGCCGCACGCGGCACCCTCGAATTCGGCCTGGCAGGCGCTACGCTTGTCGAAGATGGCAGCGTGGTACTGGTCGGCAACGGCGGCAGTGTGTTGCGCAGCACCGATGATGGCCAGACCTTCAGCGTCTATAACCGCGCCGACCGCATCGCCCTGGCCGGTGTCAGTGGCCTGGCCAATGGTGGCCTGCTGCTGGTGGGGCAGGGGGGTGTACACCTGGCCAACGCGCAGGGTGCTGACCAGGAGGTGCAGCCATGA
- a CDS encoding rhomboid family intramembrane serine protease — MNIIEVMRLPLSVDLSGFVHLLQRLQVPHRVSEEGDAQVLWAPDTLAADVRELYQRYPDGNADIQATEQPVGAGAPANSPAQPSLAEQARACKITTLILLLCFIVAGLTGLGDNFPTIRWFTFLDFRVQGDYLYFSPLAQSLDQGQWWRLVSPMLLHFGVLHLAMNSLWYWELGKRIELRQGPWALLALTLLFSVVSNLAQHYSSGPSLFGGLSGVLYGLLGHIWLYQWLAPNRYFNLPKGVLVMMLIWLVVCLSGVIDTLGLGQIANAAHVGGLLIGCLTGLLGGALARRKLSA; from the coding sequence ATGAACATTATCGAAGTGATGCGCCTGCCGCTGTCGGTCGACCTCAGTGGCTTCGTCCATCTGCTGCAGCGCCTGCAGGTGCCGCACCGGGTTAGCGAAGAGGGCGACGCGCAAGTCCTCTGGGCACCCGACACCCTGGCCGCAGACGTGCGCGAACTCTACCAACGCTACCCCGACGGCAACGCCGACATCCAGGCGACAGAGCAACCTGTGGGCGCGGGCGCGCCCGCGAACAGCCCCGCACAGCCGTCGCTGGCTGAACAGGCCCGCGCCTGCAAAATCACCACCCTCATCCTGCTGCTGTGCTTCATCGTCGCCGGCCTCACTGGCCTGGGCGACAACTTCCCCACCATCCGCTGGTTCACCTTCCTCGACTTCCGTGTCCAGGGCGACTACCTGTACTTCAGCCCACTCGCGCAAAGCCTGGACCAAGGCCAGTGGTGGCGGCTGGTATCGCCCATGCTGCTGCACTTCGGCGTGCTGCACTTGGCCATGAACAGCCTGTGGTATTGGGAGCTGGGCAAACGCATCGAATTGCGCCAGGGCCCGTGGGCGCTGTTGGCGCTAACCCTGCTGTTCAGCGTGGTGTCCAACCTGGCCCAGCACTACAGCAGCGGGCCAAGCCTGTTCGGCGGTTTGTCTGGCGTGCTGTACGGCCTGCTCGGGCACATTTGGCTGTACCAGTGGCTGGCGCCCAACCGTTACTTCAACCTGCCCAAGGGTGTGTTGGTGATGATGCTGATCTGGCTGGTGGTGTGCCTGAGCGGTGTGATCGACACCCTCGGCCTTGGCCAGATCGCCAACGCCGCCCACGTCGGTGGGCTGCTCATCGGATGCCTGACCGGGCTCTTGGGTGGGGCGCTGGCCCGGCGTAAACTGTCGGCTTGA
- a CDS encoding YeaC family protein, with protein sequence MSTFAQMIENITPEIYQSLKLAVEIGKWADGRKLTAEQKELSLQAVIAWEMQNLPEDQRTGYMGPQECASKSAPIANILFKSDSVH encoded by the coding sequence ATGTCCACTTTCGCGCAAATGATCGAAAACATCACACCGGAAATCTACCAGAGCCTGAAACTGGCCGTGGAAATCGGCAAATGGGCGGATGGCCGCAAGCTCACGGCCGAGCAGAAAGAGCTGTCGCTGCAGGCGGTGATCGCCTGGGAGATGCAAAACCTGCCCGAAGACCAGCGCACCGGTTACATGGGCCCGCAGGAGTGCGCGTCGAAGTCCGCGCCGATCGCCAATATTCTGTTCAAGTCGGACTCGGTACATTGA
- a CDS encoding DUF5629 family protein produces MSPLATALQSCNMLLIDGLHAFDFTADESGLSIECMDGRQLRRWSFTPEQVAAATAVGDEWQLNDANGEHRLVCMSAFRAPDEDQDEPHLDQPADR; encoded by the coding sequence ATGTCCCCCCTAGCCACCGCCCTGCAGTCCTGCAACATGCTCCTGATTGATGGCCTGCACGCCTTCGATTTCACCGCCGACGAATCCGGCCTCAGCATCGAGTGCATGGACGGCCGCCAGCTTCGTCGTTGGTCGTTTACCCCTGAGCAAGTCGCTGCTGCCACCGCCGTAGGTGATGAGTGGCAACTCAACGATGCCAACGGCGAGCATCGGCTAGTCTGTATGAGTGCCTTCCGTGCCCCGGATGAGGACCAAGATGAACCGCACCTGGACCAGCCTGCTGACCGCTAG
- a CDS encoding metallophosphoesterase, with the protein MLDPARSFDIIGDVHGCALTLERLLDALGYKRVGGVWRHPRRQALFLGDIVDRGPRIREALHIVHDMVEAGQAFCIMGNHEYNALGWVTPALPGSGKAYVREHTPRHARLIDETLTQFAHHPGDWHDFVNWFYELPLFVDAGRFRLVHACWDPRLIEPLRQLYPNGRIDEHFIQASAVSGSFAATVCNRLLRGTDMRLPDGLTLTGGDGLTRAFFRTKFWEEDPQTYGDIVFQPDALPEAVASTPLSHSQKNALLRYAEDEPMLFVGHYWRSGRPAPIRANLACLDYSAVLYGKLAAYRLDDETRIDPHKFVWVDVDRPQANQ; encoded by the coding sequence ATGCTCGATCCGGCGCGAAGTTTCGACATCATCGGTGACGTGCACGGTTGTGCGCTGACCCTTGAACGCCTGCTCGACGCCCTCGGTTACAAGCGTGTGGGCGGCGTATGGCGCCACCCACGGCGCCAGGCACTGTTCCTCGGCGACATCGTCGACCGCGGGCCACGCATCCGCGAGGCGCTGCACATCGTCCACGACATGGTCGAGGCCGGCCAGGCGTTCTGCATCATGGGCAACCACGAATACAACGCCCTGGGCTGGGTCACCCCGGCACTGCCCGGCAGTGGCAAGGCCTATGTGCGCGAGCACACGCCACGCCATGCCCGGCTGATCGACGAAACCCTGACCCAGTTCGCCCACCATCCAGGCGACTGGCACGACTTCGTCAACTGGTTCTATGAGCTGCCGCTGTTCGTCGACGCCGGGCGCTTCCGCCTGGTGCATGCCTGCTGGGACCCACGGCTGATCGAGCCACTGCGCCAGCTGTACCCCAACGGGCGCATCGACGAGCACTTCATCCAGGCTTCGGCAGTCAGCGGCAGCTTCGCCGCCACGGTGTGCAACCGCCTGCTGCGCGGCACCGACATGCGCCTGCCAGACGGCCTCACCCTGACCGGCGGCGACGGCCTCACCCGCGCCTTCTTCCGCACCAAGTTCTGGGAAGAAGACCCGCAAACCTACGGCGATATCGTGTTCCAGCCCGATGCCCTGCCCGAGGCAGTGGCCAGCACCCCGCTCAGCCACAGCCAGAAGAACGCCCTGCTGCGCTATGCCGAGGACGAGCCCATGCTGTTCGTGGGCCACTACTGGCGCAGCGGCCGCCCAGCGCCGATCCGCGCTAACCTGGCCTGTCTGGACTACAGCGCCGTGCTCTACGGCAAGCTGGCCGCCTACCGGCTGGATGATGAAACCCGCATCGACCCGCACAAGTTCGTTTGGGTCGACGTCGACCGCCCACAGGCCAACCAATGA
- a CDS encoding DUF2797 domain-containing protein: MIELARGSLSKMAVNLQAPVVQYSFRLGDTQVPVNPLIGQRLRLEYLGAIHCSHCGKRTKTSFSQGYCYPCMTKLAQCDVCIMAPEKCHYDAGTCREPAWGEQFCMTDHVVYLANSSGIKVGITRATQLPTRWLDQGASQALPIIRVATRQQSGLVEDLLRSQVPDRTNWRTLLKGDAEVLDLPAIRDQVFDACADGLRELQGRFGLQAIQPLADAEVVQMKYPVEAYPSKIVSFNLDKNPVVEGTLLGIKGQYLIFDTGVINIRKYTAYQLAVLQ; the protein is encoded by the coding sequence TTGATCGAACTCGCGCGTGGCTCGTTGAGCAAAATGGCGGTAAACCTGCAGGCGCCGGTGGTGCAGTACAGTTTCCGCCTGGGTGACACCCAGGTGCCGGTCAACCCGCTGATCGGCCAGCGCCTGCGCCTGGAATACCTCGGCGCCATTCATTGCAGCCATTGCGGCAAGCGCACCAAGACCAGCTTCAGCCAAGGTTACTGCTACCCGTGCATGACCAAGCTGGCCCAGTGCGACGTGTGCATCATGGCCCCGGAAAAATGCCACTACGACGCCGGCACCTGCCGCGAACCGGCGTGGGGCGAACAGTTCTGCATGACCGACCACGTGGTCTACCTGGCCAACTCGTCAGGGATCAAGGTCGGCATCACCCGCGCCACCCAACTGCCCACCCGCTGGCTCGACCAGGGCGCCAGCCAGGCGCTGCCGATCATCCGTGTGGCCACCCGCCAGCAATCGGGCCTGGTCGAGGACCTGTTGCGCAGCCAGGTACCCGACCGTACCAACTGGCGCACATTGCTCAAGGGCGATGCCGAGGTGCTCGACCTGCCAGCCATTCGCGACCAGGTCTTCGACGCCTGCGCCGACGGCCTGCGCGAGCTGCAGGGGCGGTTTGGCCTGCAGGCGATTCAGCCGCTGGCCGACGCCGAAGTGGTGCAGATGAAATACCCAGTCGAGGCCTACCCGAGCAAGATCGTCAGCTTCAACCTCGACAAGAATCCGGTGGTGGAAGGCACGCTGCTGGGCATCAAGGGCCAGTACCTGATCTTCGACACCGGTGTGATCAATATTCGCAAGTACACGGCCTACCAGTTGGCCGTGCTCCAGTAA
- the pepN gene encoding aminopeptidase N, whose amino-acid sequence MRTEQPQVIYLKDYQAPEYLIDETHLTFELFEDHTLVHAQLVMRRNPARGAGLPPLELDGQQLELLRASLDDRELQPGDYQLGTDSLTVQPKAERFTLDTSVKIHPESNTALEGLYKSGKMFCTQCEAEGFRKITYYLDRPDVMSTFTTTVIADQHRYPVLLSNGNPTGSGPAEDGRHWATWEDPFVKPAYLFALVAGDLWCVESSFTRQSGREVVLRIYVEEENLDKCDHAMVSLKKSMRWDEEVYGREYDLDIFMIVAVNDFNMGAMENKGLNIFNSSCVLARAETATDAAHQRVEGVVAHEYFHNWSGNRVTCRDWFQLSLKEGFTVFRDAEFSADMNSRTVKRIEDVAYLRTHQFAEDAGPMAHPVRPDSFIEISNFYTLTVYEKGAEVVRMVRTLLGAEGFRKGSDLYFERHDGQAVTTDDFIKAMEDANGVDFTQFKRWYSQAGTPRLEVSEAYDAAAQTYSLTFRQSCPQTPDKADKLPFVIPVELGLLDAEGNDLPLQLAGEAAVQGGSRVLSVTEAEQTFTFQGIRAKPLPSLLRGFSAPVKLSFPYDRDQLMFLMQHDSDGFNRWEAGQQLSVQVLQELIGQHQRGEALKLDQRLITALGTVLGNESLDPAMVAEMLSLPGEAYLTEISQVADVDAIHAAREFARQQIAEQLFDALWARYQAHREVSRNTAYVASAEHFARRSLQNIALSYLMQSGKPQALEATLEQFEHCDNMTERLTALAVLVNSPFEAERAKALEAFAEHFKDNPLVMDQWFSVQAASALPGGLARVKALMQHPAFTLKNPNKVRALIGAFAGQNLVNFHAADGSGYRFLADLVIELNALNPQIASRQLAPLTRWRKYDAARQALMKGELERVLASGELSSDVYEVVSKSLA is encoded by the coding sequence ATGCGTACCGAACAACCGCAAGTGATCTACCTGAAGGATTACCAGGCGCCCGAGTACCTGATCGACGAGACGCACCTGACCTTCGAGCTGTTCGAGGACCACACCCTGGTTCACGCGCAACTGGTCATGCGCCGCAACCCGGCACGCGGTGCCGGCCTGCCGCCACTGGAACTCGATGGCCAGCAGCTGGAACTGCTGCGCGCCTCGTTGGATGACCGGGAGCTGCAACCCGGCGACTATCAGCTGGGTACCGACAGCCTGACCGTGCAGCCCAAGGCCGAGCGCTTTACCCTCGACACCAGCGTGAAGATTCACCCCGAGAGCAACACCGCGCTGGAAGGCCTGTACAAGTCGGGCAAGATGTTCTGCACCCAGTGCGAGGCCGAAGGCTTCCGCAAGATCACCTACTACCTCGACCGCCCGGACGTGATGAGCACCTTCACCACCACGGTGATCGCCGACCAGCATCGCTACCCGGTGCTGTTGTCGAACGGTAACCCAACGGGCAGTGGCCCGGCGGAAGATGGCCGTCACTGGGCAACCTGGGAAGACCCATTCGTCAAGCCAGCCTACCTGTTCGCCTTGGTGGCAGGTGACCTTTGGTGTGTGGAAAGCAGCTTCACCCGCCAGTCCGGGCGCGAGGTGGTGTTGCGCATTTACGTCGAAGAAGAAAACCTCGACAAGTGCGACCACGCCATGGTCAGCCTGAAGAAGTCCATGCGCTGGGACGAAGAAGTCTATGGCCGTGAGTACGACCTGGACATCTTCATGATCGTCGCGGTCAACGACTTCAACATGGGCGCCATGGAAAACAAGGGCCTGAACATCTTCAACTCCAGCTGTGTGTTGGCCCGTGCCGAAACCGCCACCGATGCCGCGCACCAGCGTGTCGAAGGCGTGGTCGCCCACGAGTACTTCCACAACTGGTCGGGCAACCGCGTTACCTGCCGTGACTGGTTCCAGCTGTCGCTGAAGGAAGGCTTCACGGTGTTCCGCGATGCCGAGTTCAGCGCCGACATGAACTCGCGCACGGTCAAGCGCATCGAAGACGTGGCTTACCTGCGTACCCACCAGTTCGCCGAAGACGCTGGCCCCATGGCCCACCCGGTACGCCCGGACAGCTTCATCGAAATTTCCAACTTCTACACCCTGACGGTGTACGAGAAGGGCGCCGAAGTGGTGCGCATGGTCCGCACCCTGCTGGGCGCCGAAGGCTTCCGCAAGGGCAGCGACCTGTACTTCGAGCGCCACGATGGTCAGGCGGTGACCACCGACGACTTCATCAAGGCCATGGAAGACGCCAACGGCGTCGACTTCACCCAGTTCAAGCGCTGGTACAGCCAGGCCGGTACCCCGCGCCTGGAAGTCAGCGAGGCTTATGATGCCGCCGCGCAGACCTACAGCCTGACCTTCCGCCAGAGCTGCCCGCAAACCCCGGACAAGGCCGACAAGCTGCCGTTCGTGATCCCGGTTGAACTGGGCCTGCTGGATGCCGAGGGTAATGACCTGCCGTTGCAACTGGCTGGCGAAGCTGCTGTGCAGGGCGGCAGCCGCGTGCTGTCGGTGACCGAAGCCGAGCAAACCTTTACCTTCCAGGGCATCCGGGCCAAGCCGCTGCCATCGCTGCTGCGCGGCTTCAGCGCGCCGGTCAAGCTGAGCTTCCCCTACGACCGCGACCAGTTGATGTTCCTGATGCAGCACGACAGCGACGGCTTCAACCGCTGGGAAGCGGGGCAGCAGCTGTCGGTGCAGGTGCTGCAGGAACTGATCGGCCAGCATCAGCGTGGCGAAGCGCTCAAGCTCGACCAGCGCCTGATCACCGCCCTGGGCACCGTGTTGGGCAACGAATCGCTGGACCCGGCCATGGTTGCCGAGATGCTGTCGCTGCCAGGTGAGGCCTACCTCACCGAGATCAGCCAGGTGGCTGACGTCGATGCCATCCACGCCGCCCGCGAGTTCGCCCGCCAGCAAATCGCCGAGCAGCTGTTCGACGCCTTGTGGGCGCGTTACCAGGCCCACCGCGAAGTGTCGCGCAACACCGCCTACGTGGCTTCTGCCGAGCACTTTGCCCGCCGCAGCCTGCAAAACATCGCCCTGTCGTACTTGATGCAGAGCGGCAAGCCGCAGGCGCTCGAAGCCACCTTGGAACAGTTCGAGCACTGCGACAACATGACCGAGCGCCTCACCGCCCTGGCGGTGCTGGTCAACTCGCCGTTCGAGGCCGAGCGGGCCAAGGCCCTGGAGGCCTTTGCCGAGCACTTCAAGGACAACCCGCTGGTCATGGACCAATGGTTCAGCGTGCAGGCAGCCAGCGCGCTGCCAGGCGGGCTGGCGCGGGTCAAGGCGCTGATGCAGCACCCGGCGTTCACCCTGAAGAACCCGAACAAGGTGCGTGCCTTGATCGGTGCCTTTGCCGGGCAGAACCTGGTCAACTTCCATGCGGCAGATGGTTCGGGGTATCGCTTCCTGGCGGACCTGGTGATCGAGCTGAATGCACTGAACCCGCAGATCGCCTCGCGTCAACTGGCGCCGTTGACCCGCTGGCGCAAGTATGACGCTGCGCGCCAAGCGCTGATGAAGGGTGAGCTGGAGCGGGTTCTGGCTTCGGGTGAGCTGTCCAGCGATGTCTATGAGGTTGTGAGCAAGAGTTTGGCTTGA
- a CDS encoding RND family transporter, whose translation MTSRESISMHPHHQDTPTLLERLIFNNRPVVIALCVLVSIFLFWQATQIRPSTSFEKMIPLQHPFIEQMMEHRNDLANLGNTVRISVEAVNGDIFDKDYMETLRQVHDEVFYLPGVDRAGLKSLWSPSVRWSEVTEQGFSGGEVIPNTYNGSQDSLDTLRDNVLKSGQVGRLVGNNFKSSIVDVPLLESYPDPQDPGKQVKLDYQQFSHQLEEKIRDKFQAQNPNVKVHIVGFAKKVGDLIDGLVMVAMFFAVALAITWVLLYWFTWCIRSTIAVLITTLVAVVWQLGLMHAVGFGLDPYSMLVPFLIFAIGISHGVQKINGIALQSSDADNALTAARRTFRQLFLPGMIAILADAVGFITLLIIDIGVIRELAIGASIGVAVIVFTNLILLPVAISYVGISNKAVERSKKDATREHPFWRLLSNFASAQVAPVSVALALVAFAGGLWYSQNLKIGDLDQGAPELRPDSRYNQDNNFIISNYSTSSDVLVIMVKTPPESCSIHSTLAPIDELMWTMQNTPGVQSAISLVTVSKQVIKGMNEGSLKWETLSRNPDILNNSIARADGLYNGDCSLAPVLVFLNDHKAETLERVTAVAKAFADSHSKEGLQFLLAAGNAGIEAATNEVIKSAELTILILVYICVAVMCLITFRSFAATLCIVLPLVLTSVLGNALMAYMGIGVKVATLPVVALGVGIGVDYGIYIYSRLESFLRAGLPMQEAYYQTLRSTGKAVLFTGLCLAIGVCTWIFSAIKFQADMGLMLTFMLLWNMFGALWLLPALARFLIKPEKMVGKAGGSIFAH comes from the coding sequence ATGACCAGCAGGGAGAGCATCAGCATGCACCCGCATCACCAGGACACGCCCACGCTGCTCGAACGCCTGATTTTCAACAACCGCCCTGTGGTCATTGCCCTGTGCGTGCTGGTCAGCATTTTCCTGTTCTGGCAGGCGACGCAAATTCGCCCGTCCACCAGCTTCGAGAAGATGATCCCGCTGCAGCACCCGTTCATCGAACAGATGATGGAGCACCGCAACGACCTGGCCAACCTTGGCAACACCGTGCGCATCTCGGTGGAGGCGGTGAACGGCGATATCTTCGACAAGGACTACATGGAGACCCTGCGGCAGGTCCATGACGAAGTGTTCTACCTCCCCGGAGTCGACCGTGCCGGGCTGAAGTCGCTGTGGAGCCCCAGCGTGCGCTGGAGCGAGGTCACCGAACAGGGCTTCTCCGGTGGCGAGGTCATCCCCAACACCTACAACGGCTCGCAGGACAGCCTCGATACCCTGCGCGACAACGTGCTCAAGTCCGGCCAGGTGGGGCGCCTGGTGGGCAACAACTTCAAGTCGAGCATCGTCGACGTACCGCTGCTGGAGAGTTACCCCGACCCGCAGGACCCGGGCAAACAGGTGAAGCTGGACTACCAGCAGTTCTCGCACCAGCTGGAAGAGAAGATTCGCGACAAGTTCCAGGCGCAGAACCCCAACGTGAAGGTGCACATCGTCGGTTTCGCCAAAAAGGTCGGCGACCTGATCGATGGCCTGGTGATGGTGGCGATGTTCTTTGCTGTCGCCCTGGCCATCACCTGGGTGCTGTTGTACTGGTTCACCTGGTGTATTCGCAGCACCATTGCCGTGCTGATCACCACCTTGGTAGCGGTGGTCTGGCAGTTGGGCCTGATGCATGCGGTGGGCTTTGGCCTGGACCCGTACTCGATGCTGGTGCCGTTCCTGATTTTCGCCATCGGTATTTCCCATGGCGTGCAAAAGATCAACGGCATCGCCCTGCAGTCCAGTGACGCCGACAACGCCCTTACCGCGGCCCGGCGCACCTTCCGCCAGCTGTTCCTACCCGGGATGATCGCCATCCTGGCCGATGCCGTGGGCTTCATCACCCTGCTGATCATCGACATCGGGGTGATCCGTGAACTGGCCATTGGCGCCTCCATCGGCGTGGCGGTGATCGTGTTCACCAACCTGATCTTGCTGCCGGTGGCCATCTCTTATGTTGGCATCAGCAACAAGGCCGTCGAGCGCAGCAAGAAGGACGCCACCCGCGAGCACCCGTTCTGGCGCCTGCTGTCGAACTTTGCCAGTGCCCAGGTGGCGCCGGTGTCGGTGGCCTTGGCCCTGGTCGCCTTCGCCGGGGGCTTGTGGTACAGCCAGAACCTGAAGATCGGCGACCTCGACCAAGGCGCGCCAGAGCTACGCCCCGACTCGCGTTACAACCAGGACAACAACTTCATCATCAGCAACTACTCGACCAGTTCCGACGTGCTGGTGATCATGGTCAAGACCCCGCCGGAAAGCTGCTCGATCCATTCGACCCTGGCGCCGATCGACGAGCTGATGTGGACCATGCAGAACACCCCGGGCGTGCAGTCGGCAATTTCCCTGGTGACCGTGTCCAAGCAGGTGATCAAGGGCATGAACGAGGGCAGCCTGAAATGGGAGACCCTGTCGCGTAACCCAGACATCCTCAACAACTCCATCGCCCGCGCCGATGGCCTGTACAACGGCGACTGCTCGCTGGCGCCGGTGCTGGTGTTCCTCAACGACCACAAGGCCGAAACGCTGGAGCGGGTCACCGCCGTGGCCAAGGCCTTTGCCGACAGCCACAGCAAGGAAGGCCTGCAGTTCTTGCTGGCGGCGGGTAACGCCGGGATCGAGGCGGCGACCAACGAGGTGATCAAGTCAGCCGAGCTGACCATCCTCATCCTGGTGTACATCTGTGTGGCAGTGATGTGCCTGATCACCTTCCGCTCGTTCGCCGCCACCCTGTGCATCGTCCTGCCGCTGGTGCTGACGTCGGTGCTGGGCAACGCGCTGATGGCCTACATGGGCATTGGGGTCAAGGTGGCGACCCTGCCGGTGGTGGCGCTGGGCGTGGGCATTGGCGTGGACTATGGCATCTACATCTACAGCCGGTTGGAGAGCTTCCTGCGTGCCGGTCTGCCGATGCAGGAGGCGTATTACCAGACCCTGCGCTCGACCGGCAAGGCGGTGCTGTTCACCGGCCTGTGCCTGGCCATTGGCGTGTGCACCTGGATCTTCTCGGCAATCAAGTTCCAGGCGGACATGGGCTTGATGCTGACCTTCATGTTGCTGTGGAACATGTTTGGTGCACTGTGGCTGCTGCCGGCGCTGGCGCGGTTCCTGATCAAGCCTGAGAAGATGGTGGGCAAGGCGGGGGGCTCGATTTTCGCCCATTGA